The Hydrogenobacter sp. T-2 region TCATAGGTCTTTGACCGAGCACCTCACCGGTTATAACGAAGTGATAATCTTCTTTTTCCATAATCTCCTTAGCTTTTTTGAGCATAAATATTCTACAATCTACACAAGGGTTTACGTTTTTGCCGTAGCCATGTCTTGGATTGAGAATTATCTCAAAGTATTCTTCAGATATATCCACTATTTCTATAGGAATTTTAAGATGGGCTGCTGCCCTAAGAGCAGGGTTAACATAGTGCGACCCGTCTTCTCTCCTCAGTCCAAGGCGTCTTTTATGCTCAGTGATGCAAAAGCCAGTATAAAAGTGCAGTGCCTTAACCTCAACGCCTTGGTCCTGAAGGAGGCGGACCGCTAAAGAGCTGTCCAGCCCTCCAGAGAAAAGAGCAACAGCCCGCACTTTCATGTGGATAGGAATTCAAACTCTCTGCTTTCTTCCTCTTCCTCTTCGTAGCAGTCAGGTATACGCGTAGCCTCTTCTATTCTTCCCTGCTTGAGAAGGTAGTCCTTTATAGCCACATGCAGTGTTTCAAGCCCAAGATTTGTGCAGTGTATCTTCTGTGGAGGAAGACCGCCAAGCTCGTCAAAGATGTCCTTGTATGTGAGGTTTAGAGCGTAGCTTATAGGCTTCCCTTTTATCATCTCTGTAAGTTGAGAGGAGACCGCTATGGCGGAGCCACATCCAAAGGTCTTAAATCTCACATCCTCTAT contains the following coding sequences:
- a CDS encoding iron-sulfur cluster assembly scaffold protein; this translates as MFEYSEKVLDHFLNPRNVGVLEDANAIGQCGNPACGDAMLFTLKVNPENDIIEDVRFKTFGCGSAIAVSSQLTEMIKGKPISYALNLTYKDIFDELGGLPPQKIHCTNLGLETLHVAIKDYLLKQGRIEEATRIPDCYEEEEEESREFEFLST